GTTCTGTATGACACTGGATACAGCCTAAAATATCATAGTATTAaagagattaaaaaacaaacacactatAAGATATAAAATATCATAATATCTAGACCTACGTGTTACAGTGCCCAATGCAAATGTGATGTACACTTTTTGATTGGATTTGCAAACTAACGTTTTGCAGCAAAAAGTGATCACAGACTGAGAGAATTTGACTAGTTGATTTTCATCCAATGTGCTTCAAGGGATTGTCAGGTGTACATGAAAAAAGTTTCAGTTTCTCCTGTTTCCTCCAAAATTCTCGCCGAATTCAAATACAGACCAAATGGGTTACAGCACCTTTTTTCTAGTCATTCTGAAGCAAAAAACATGTCCTCTGATTTAAAAGTTGGCTGTCGAAAAATGTTCATAAAGCGAACAAAAGACAAATGACATGACAATGTATAATCTAAATCCAGATCATATGGTCACGTGACGCTGATCTCCACATCTATCCTGAGTTTACTCGCGTTAAAACCTCACTCTGTGGTAGCAAAGACTGTACAGTAGGTGGCGCACAAGCACAAATTGTGAATGAGCGATGGGGGTGCATTCCGGTAGAGGTCCACGGGGAAGGGTCATGGATCTGTTAGGCAGGGTCCTCTGTCTGGAGGTCTGCATCCTGACTCTCTTGAATTTTTTTGCGGTCGAAATTAGGCCTTCACTGGGTAGACAGCAATTTACCCGGCCGCTTTGTGCTTGGAGGTAATGCTACACACGCTCCACAGCCACTCCTGAGGCAGGGGCTGGGGATGTCCTATGGGCTTATAGAGGGGTGCTCTTTGGATGAGATCTTTGTTTGAGGCTGAGGCACTTTGTAGCACTTTGGTGCTATCATTGGGTGTTGCGAATGCGCATCAAGATGAAAACATAGTTATTTCCAAAAGTGGAAATAGCCTATTTTGAggccaaaaataaaatcatattaaagatGGATAGGCCTAAAGGCTCAGTGGTTGCATTCATCGATACTTTGTTTCACGTTAGCGTTGGGTTATATGGCCAAAGGTAGCCCGGAACAGCGAGATACGCTGCTCAAAATCTCATAACAGAAACTTTGTACCGTCCTGGTTTTTGAAGTGGACCCGATCAGAGTAATGAGAGTACACACACTAGTTCCGCCCTCCGTGCGTCAGGATGAATGCGCGCTGACGCGCAGGATTTATGTAGGACCCTCGCACAGATTAAAGCCGCAGTCCGTGCACACTTTGGCTATGTCCGCAAGAGCAGAGCGGGACGCGGGCCCGGACTGAGTGGCCCCAGTGAGAGCGTTGGCAGGTGTGTAGAGCTCTGAACGGCCATGCACACGGATGTGCTCGTACTTATCCTGCTCCTGATGGGACTGGGGGTCAGCGGCCAAAAGCGCGCAGGGGCCCCGCTGCTGCCCTACAGACATGTCAGGTGAGAGCTCTAACATAAAGCAAATATTATTATGCATATTCTAGGCTATAAGAAGCAGAAGAATAGCAGGCGCAATGTAACATTTTAGGATGTGTAGACTGTAAGTGCCTGTAAAATAGCCTCAGCTCATTATGGGAGGATATGAGTTGACAATCTCTTTAGTTGTGTTAGCAAACAAGGAATGAATGCCTGGTCAAGGAATGGTCATGCCTGTTGCATAAACTCAAGTTTATGTGCACAAAAAGTTGATTGAAACAGTTGTGTGAATGTATTGCAACAAGGTGAGCATCAGCTAAGAGACATTGtctaattttaattaaattctcaaaaaaaaagtcagttgtcaaaatacataaatagacaATTATTATCGCAATAATAATTATCAGAGTCACAACTTTGTTCTCTGCGACTTCATAATGCACCAAATCAATTTAATTTTGTGAATTAACTGGATCTGGGGCCTATGCCTTAGTCTATGGTCTATACATAGTGTTGTCCTTTGCCAACAATGCACTGGTGGATCATCTGAGCTGCAGTAAAAAGGTGACGTGCCTGTTTGAAAATCACTTATTCTGATTATATAATTTAATCTGACTGTGGTAATGTGCTTTCTGAATTATTGCTATTGTTGTGTTGAGAGTTGATCctagaaaagagaagaagagcaaTTAAAAGCATTTGGGGAAAGCACAAAGGTGGAATATACTGGAAATGGTTTAATCCTGTAGTATTTGTCTGTATGTTAGGCATCTGTCGACAAAATGAAATTTGAGAAGCTTAGGCCATCTGACAACTCACTCAGAGCTGTTTACGACAGCCAGTGTTCatttgttgtacttttattGTTCACATGTCTATTATGCAAAGGTATCGTTAAAATAATGAGGAATTTGTGTACTGTAAAACTTCACTGTGGGATAATACAGTAAAGCTGTGTGTAATTATGATGGTAAaattaatacagaaaaaatgGCAAACAGCCCCAGACTGAGTGCCCCTTGTTACTGTCACAATCAGCATAAGTCACATCCAAATCACAGCAAGTGCAGCACCTGGATACTTGTCCCTACTTGCCTGGCCAACCAGTCCCTTCTACCTCtcttttatgttgagagcggcaTTAcctcctgctctcaacataaaaacatcattggttgagtggtcagatccactgatccataggttggtggtgcgattctagctcacacagatgaatgctgtcgttgtgtccttgggcaagacacttaacccaccttgtcctcagtgtctgcgtacactggtgtatgaatgtgtgtgtgaatggttccctgttgtaaagcgcttcgcgtgccttgaaggtggaaaagcgctatataaaaatgtgaccatttaccatttaccttcTGTTaagtgtgtggttctggctggtcaGGTAAAGTCTGTCCCCTCTAATTCACAAATGGCTCTGATCAACTTCTCAAGGGTCTTGATTTTGAAGAATATCAAATGCTGATGTCCATTACTATTTTAAAAAAGGCTGCAGTTTAAAGTTCAAACAGTTCTCTCTCagctatctatttatttatatagcaatttgattttgtttatttgaacagTTTAGTGCAAAGAggacactgcacaaaatgtgactacacagccCTCATCCACTTTGTAGTAAAACAGGGTTGTGTATGAGTTTGAGTTTGTAGTAATATAATTTGGGGGTCAGACTTGCATATCATCCCAAAGATATTGGCAGAAATTATCAGCCATTGGTTTCTTtagattctaaacaattggtagAAATGCACTtaccataaaaaaatatatatcatttgATATCTAATAGAAACCTTGGAGCAATTTGAGTCTTCTAATATCCTAGGTTGTCTAAAGGTCCACTGGAGTTGCAGGCTCTGAGTGGTcctcacctttgacctctgtgttATCAAGCCCATAGCTATTGGTCCTGATGCAGATGTGAGTAGACAGTACTCTGCTGTTAGGCTTAtcacgataacatattttgaaaaggCGATAAATTGCTACTTAAAAATAtctcaataaacaataatattacaGTGCACTGCTTATATTAAAATACACTGACAGTGGCTATCTGACACACTGTGGCTAGCactcatgcttcacagcaaAAAGGTTCCAGGTTTGATTCCTGGGTCACCCTTGCTAAAGatcatggagatgggtccctgagtGCTGTAGAGTAGTAGCTCATTGCTCAGACAGGTTGCCTCAGCAGCACTGGTTGAATATGGGTCTAATGCTGAGAATAAATTTCTTACTTTAAATTAACTgtaaagcagtggttctcatCTCTTTTTGTATCATGTACCCCCTAAACACTTGGCAATAGATAAATCAGTTTTCTATGGTGGTATATTGTCAGCTGTTACTATTATATCGCCTTATTTGAATGATATTCATGTCCTAAAACattcttaaaaatgtacattttaaaaaattcaaatacaaTTCAATTTCACCTTCTAAAATATGAAATCATTCCAAGTATGTGTACCTCTGGTTGGTAAACACTGCCTAAAGTCAAGAGAATCCCCCCAATAAACTTTCAATAaatttacaatataataaaaaaaaaaattaaataaaatgcaatgaCCCCTAATGCTCAAATCTTATGGTACTACAAAATGAACACAAGGTTCCCCAATAGTCCAAAAGAATTGTTCCAGCatttatatattgaacgataagtcaatgtAGTATTTGTTGTGACAGGCTTAGTTGACTATCGAACAAGAAGTTACCGTTGTTGATTAGCCTCCTACTCTGATGTTGCATAATGGTATTATATCCATAGAAAAGACTATCTCCCTTTGTGGATGCTTATGACATGACAGCCATCTAAAGTGAAAATGTGACAATCATTGTGCAAAACTGTAAGTTTTACCTTTTGGTTCCAGGACATGAACAGACAAAGAATAAAGCAAACAGTGCTTGTTCTCTATAATTGTCTCACTGTGTACACAATATGAAAAGTTTCAATTCTGTACATGGGAGACCTGTCACGATATCAGATTTTGAAATTCAATATATTGTTGAAGAAACTATAGATGATaataacgataatattgaaaataatttatgccactgacacaatagtgCTTAAACAGGAGTATCCccaaaaaaatgttcaaaatgtataatatggttaaaaacacaaatttcaatGAATAAATAGCAGgatgaaagtagtagtagcttaGTTTGTATGTATAATGAGTCacacaagttatttattcaaccctctacagctcaaatcttatcatagaacagaaaaattaaaaaaaaattaaaaaaaattcccactagtacaaagaaaaagtaccatgataaatattgaccccaaaacaTGATTGTTTCATCAAACATATATTGAACGGTAACTTGATATCGTATTTATCATGACGGGACTATTACATGGCCATATTCTTAAGGATCTATGGTCTAAATTAACCCAGAGGATTTGGACTTTACATAACTGAATTGTGTAATTTGGTATTTGTTTCagggcaaagagagagatggcATCATCAGAGGACTCCAGTGGGAAGGTTGGCAGGTAGGAACAAAGTTTTTGGTCCAATTAGAGTCATAGTCTTCTTCAGATTAGACTGGATTTAGTGCCACAGTCAACATTTTAATCAGACTATTGTGTGCAGCGTGCGGCAGGCTTCTTCCGTGTATTTGACTAAGCCCAATATAATCCATTCTTATCCTTCAGAATTAGGAAATTCATAAGATTATTGTCCTGTGATCCACAAACACACTGACAGCAGAGTAGTAACTGTTTGTGAAGGCTCAGGTATTCTCAGGTCAGGAGTTCTCCAGAATTAATACCCTAGAGTCtggattttttaataatcagcaCTGAGCAGTGGGTAGAGATGGtgaaaactgtttttttctgaaCACTGAAgatagggctgggcaattaacTGAAAATATTGAGATTTAGTCATGTCTAATTGTCAATGACTTGAGGTTTTTGAATCAAGAGATCCACAGCCAATCTTGTAtaagtaaaagcatttgattTGGTGCAGAGTTCATACTTTGGAGGAGGAAATTTGATTAttctttgtgttaaatggcataGATTAAAAGTATGTCTTGTTTCTGTTTATGAAATCAATACTAAgagatttgtattttgtttttgaaaacattgattaaaattgaattgaaaattgagATTGAtcaatttgaggaaaaaaaatctcaaatcaTCCAGCCCTAACTGAACCCCTACACAACAATAAAGAATTGCCCAAACGCACatacattaattaaaatacaacctTGGGTAATATGGTTCAAAGCttataaaagttcattttacaAAATGTGATCCACAAAATGTGGCCCTTTGAACTTTTTAAAACTCTGGAAACTTAAAGCAAAAAAATTGTTACATATGTAGGgtttaaaatcaacttttcaacaataaaaacacattaataaaaatctgctgtttGCTACAGTAAAATACCACTGTGATGTCTGCAGAAGTTCATATCACACCACCTCCTCGTGCAGTCAATAAAGAGATGCTTTACTGATACTTGATTAATCTTTATTGTGGCTTGTACAATCTTGAATTTGAATATGCAACCTTGGCCATTGATAACCTTAAAATACACCTTTattaactttttactttaattggCTTGGATAGCTGACATGCCACAGTTCTGCTTGTAAACCAGGCGTGCGTCTCTATCAATGGTCCAGCGGACCCAAACAAAATAACAGTTCCCACCTGactaccaaaataaaagcactaaaATACCAATAAATATTATtctaacattatttaaataaaaggtaaattaaaattatgGCAGTAAAAGTTCATATGGTTCAGGTCTATGTCAGGACGTCAGCTCTCAGCTGACTAGACCATAAACTTGCCTTAAGATATTACAGATCATTATTGctgtttataatgaacaaaatcatGATCTGTGTTTGTTATATTTAAGTActaagcataatatgtcttctttaagaaaTTATAAATGTAGTGTTGACATTTAAGATGAGTCAGATTCGGGGATGCAGAAAGAggacattttcttacattttattatttttctgtttattagTGGCTAGTATTAAATTTATTGTTGTCCATTCCAGCCCAATCAACAAGCGTAATCCAGACATGACGAAAGCATGGGGGACCAAATCAGAGCATCTGCTGAGGATCAATGACCATGATTTCACTATGAGACCAGGCTTTGGAGGTGAAAGATCACCACATATATCATCCATTCCATACACCAAACATTTCAGTACACCTTAGGATGGAATTGATAACTACTCTGCcataaacaaaatcacaaattgaCAATTGAACAATACTCATAATTACTTCACATTTGAAGATTTGTTTTCGGACATTAACTCCATGATATCATCCAGGATTATCACTCTGCTTTGTGGCTTTTTTAGGCAATCTGTACGAGACAGCTTTTATAGGATTTGGATCAAAATGAGCTCAAGTTACAGTTAAAACAAAAAGGTTTGGGAAAAAGGGGTCATGACCTTGAGCTGGTTAATCTGTGGGTTTGGGAAGCACCTGGGCCACATCTGTCTCCCCTCTGCTTTCATTCTTTCATTACATAATACTGCTTTTGTTTCAGGCCCTGCAGTTCCGGTAGGAGTGGATGTCCAGGTAGAAAGTCTCGACGCCATATCTGAAGTTGACATGGTAAATTATTAGGGTGGATGTCAGTTACCTGAATACAGTTTTGGTACAAGTAATTTTCTGTGGAGTCATTTAGTCTCCTATCTTAGATACagttgtttaaagtgcataagGCAGTCATTaaagtttttgtatttatgacttggtgggataatacctgtgTGGTAAATACTGtgtgaaaaatgttttgaaaaagtagaaaaatacaggaagtagtggcagTCCTAAAATAATTCGATGACACATGTAGAATGATAACAGTAACACTAACTTTAACCTTaaccccctaaccctaaacctggCATCCACGAAAGTCAAGTGAGAATATAGTACCATCAACTAGTACCAACTAGTGTGTAAATGAGGTAAACTTTGACCCAGTATGGATGCTAATTAATGATCTCTACTTactgtatgtcacatctgctgcccctgtcgaaccaggaagtaaacctCATCTAAAGTGTTAAACGtacattttagtgaaatgagctGCCAAACAttcttcaattcaattttcataaagacacaaaatgagAATTCTACTGCTTACTGTGGATTTACTCCTTCTTGTCAGTTTTGGACTACACCTCTATGTTTAAATGAATAGAGGAATGGTTTGAGAGGACTATGTCTTTGACAGTATGTCTAACATGATCTTGTCTTCTGAAGGACTTCACTATGACACTATACCTGCGGCACTACTGGAAGGATGAGCGCCTGTCGTTTCATAGCAACCATAACCAGAGTATGACATTTGATGGGCGGCTGGTCAAGAAGATCTGGGTCCCTGATATGTTCTTTGTCCACTCCAAAAAGTCCTTCACCCATGACACTACCACAGACAACGTGATGCTGCGGGTCTATCCTGATGGCAAAGTCCTCTACAGCCTCCGGTCAGTCAGCCTTTCCTTTAGCACAAGCAACACAAGAGAGTGGGTCATTTCTGTCCATACTTGCAGATAAGAATATTCTGTAATCTTTGTAGAGCCACCAATATATAGAGCCAATATTACTTTACAGTATGCTGAGATTCTACAAAGCTAATAAGACAGACTGAAATGTGTGAGGTCTATATAGATTAAAGTTGGCAGTAAGCTGTCAAAATTTAGATACCATAATAGGGTGCACTGCACATGGTTTCTAGAGTAATTATGAACACCATCAATTAGGGAGATGAGGATCAAAATGGGTTAAAAATATTGTGAATATCACAAAATCCTTATATTTTAATGGCTACTGTGCATTCTTTATTCTTATGCAACTGTACATCTTTTAGTTCTCACCAGGAACAATAAGTAGAGGTGGAGGGCTCACTGGGGCATGTTAGGGTGTTAGTGGTGTGTTGGCCCTAAAGACACCAGCTGTTGCTCTACAAGATGTGTATTCAGGATAACGGCTTGCCAATTACCAGTGCAAATGCTACGCAGCTCGACCTTTTTAATTTTGGAGAGACATCAGGGTCTGTAGTGTAATCCACATTCAGAGGGACAGCTGGCTCAAAGCCCAGCGCTCCACTCACAGCACAGTCGCCCAATTGGCACCGGGCACATCACATGGTATCGGCCTCAGCCTACTGTTCCATTTTAATACAGATATTGATGACAAGATAGAGACATATGAGTGAAAGCAGGTGGCTAATAATCAGGATAAAAGCTCCAGTCTAATCTTCATTATGACACATACACTTCAGCACCACATGCTCACTCCATCAGACATGGACATGTTCTGCATATGGGACTGCAGAGTTGGATAGTAACTAGTAGATAAGGCGCTGATCACATGGCTGGGTTAATCTGGGGGGCGGGAGAGGGGGCAGATTGGACAGTGACACTCCACTGGAGGTGGGTGGGAGTTAGAGGGGGGGCTGCAGGCTCCCACAGACGGCTGGGCTGATCCTGTGAGTGGGattatgtattttcatttatcaTCTCTGCTGCAAACTAAATCTGCGCTATAGCCCTCACACAGTGCCTCAGGTGGACCTGCTCTGAGACAACAGACTGGCCTTGAAACAATCTGTCAGAACTATTATTCATAAAACCTTTGGAATTATGTTACAgttggtattttattttatgttagttCTTGAGCATTACAAAACCTTTAGCTGTGTTACCATGTTTCACTGAACTTTTAGTTTGTTAAGACACACAAGCAGTAACCTCCAGTTGTCCCACAGGGTGACAGTGACCGCTATGTGCAGCATGGACCTAAGCCGTTTTCCCCTGGACACGCAGACCTGCTCCCTGGAGATCGAGAGTTGTGCGTATACCCCCATATGTTCatgcacagacacatacactatagaccctttaaaataCTGTGTCATCAGAATGTTTAAAATTTTGGAATGGATGCGACTGGAGACAAAATAActgtaaataacaaaaaataagcaactatttttttctttcctgagtagaaatgtaattgtttattattataaaggGTGGATGCTAAGTTGTACTTGAGCTTCACAAAAGGTATAATTTGTGGTAAAGGATGTAACATAAATGCAGTTAAATGTGAGTTTTACTGCTATTTGTCCCATCTTCATCAGCATATTTTAGTGTTATTACATAATaatttaatatgaaataaaaatgataaattatattTGCAAATGCTTTTATATATCTGAGTTATTACCATTTGGCAAAATCtagatttttcatattttgtgataTTCTGCGGCTAATTCAATTCTCAATTAAAATTGCATTATGTTTTACTCCAATTGTTTCCATTGTGGAATTTagaatgtatttgtttacactATTTTAAAGGACCTTGTTTAAAACAATAGATTTACTTTGTCTTGGCAAAGCTCAAATGTTTGTGTGCAGATGCATACACTGATGATGATCTAATGTTGTACTGGAAAGAAGGGAACCGCTCTCTGAACACAGACGAGAAGATCTCTCTGTCCCAGTTCCTAATCCAGGAGTTCCACACCACTACCAAACTGGCCTTCTACAGCAGCACAGGTCTGAGCACATATACATAAAGAAAACATGTTCCACTGCCACAACATATTACTCCATAAAGAAGATTCAGAAAAGTACTGACCTTACTGTGTCCAGGCTGGTACAACCGTCTGTACATCAACTTTACTCTGCGACGCCacatcttcttcttcctgctGCAGACCTACTTCCCTGCCACGCTCATGGTCATGCTGTCCTGGGTGTCTTTCTGGATCGACCGTCGGGCCGTCCCCGCCAGGGTGCCTCTTGGTGAGACAATCGAATAAACACTATTCTCTGTGTATGAGCTTCACTGGCACTTGTACTTCAGGTAGTGTATTATTATGTGTGCaggaatcaccacagtgctgaccaTGTCCACCATCATCACCGGGGTCAACGCCTCCATGCCCAGAGTGTCCTACATTAAAGCTGTGGACATCTACCTGTGGATTAGTTTTGTCTTCGTTTTCCTGTCTGTGATTGAGTATGCAGCTGTGAATTACCTGTCCACCCTACAGGAACGCAGAGAGAGAAAGCTGCGTGAGCGTGTGAGTGCCAAACAAAAATTTGGAAAGAAATCcaagaaatgttttgtttctctaACTTGGCTGCAAATTAAGAAGGTGTTCTTTAAAGATCAGATTCATAACTTTTTACTATATGATGGAAAGGATGAAAAATGGGTATTGCTCCCATTTGTTTACAtgcaaaagcaaaaataatctAAGGTAAGGCAAAAATTAACTGGTTAGGCCAAATAACAGCTAGGGGCAAAACTTGACCCTCGGACCAATTTCAATATCAAACTTTGTTTTTATGTCCCTAGGTTCTAATGCTGATAAAGGTCTGGTCACTTAACCTCCAGTGTATAACCCTCAATTAACCCTCCCCTTTGCCTGTGTTTGCATCACATATCTCAGATATACATGGAAAGCAAGTTCCTTCCTCTTCATAGGTTTCAGTCACATAACACCTTCTTGTTTTGAGGGTCTTTGCCCTGTCAAAAGATATTTTTGTCTCGGATTGTTAATTGCTACAAAAACTGATCCAATGTTTTTTactctgaaatccatggatagaATTGTGCTAACTGCAACAATTACCTAAATTTTCCTCACAATATGTAGGTGACATGTAGAATAGTCACCACTAATGTGAGGTAGAGTCCTGTCCTGTTGCCAAATGGTGCTCTGCagttgtgttatgtgtgtgtgtgactttaGTTGCCCTGTACGTGTGGACTGGCTCATCCTGGCATCCTGTCATCCAGCTACAGTGAGGTAGACGCCAACACCACGGGACACTATGGCCTGCCAGAGGAGAACGGAGTGAAGCGGGAGCAAATGCTGGTGCAGCTGGCCATGGAGAATGACCAGGTGACGGGGCATGTGGGCTCCAGCGCTTACAACTCTATGTGGATTGATACGCACGCCATTGACAAATACTCACGGATTGTCTTCCCTGCATCCTACATCATCTTCAATGTGGTCTACTGGTCCATCTATATGTGACACAGCCATAGCTCCTTATCAACTTCTTCCAAGACTAGCACAAAAAACTTGACCAAGCAGATCTAAGTGAACATGGAACGGTGAATAAATGTGTCACTAACATAACGGAATATAGGAGATGAAGGGACAAAGACATGGATACAGCTGTGATCTGTATCTGTAAAGTAGTGGATGATTTCTTCTGCATCATGTTGGCTTATCAGTAACTGGAGCCCTTTTCTCATTGATTTTGTAAACTTTCTCAGACTTCTGTAACAACTGTGAACATTGGAAAGAACATTGGACATCCTTCTCAATAGTGGGCTTGTTTGTTGTTGACTGATCATAAACTGGACCTACACCAGGAGGACAGACTGTAACATTGAGTGAATTGTTCTTGCAAAGTGGAGTAACAATTCTTTAGTCCAGCAGTCCTCCTCGTGATTCCTCATGTTCAccaacttcatcttttgcttagTGAAATGAAGCgatgtttttaaaacataaaatatgaatTTAAGGTGACGTTgcaataaatacagatacaTAATATAGACATTAAGAATTAGTTTTGGTAATTGGCCAAAAAAGTTCAGAATGACAtccaaaatatgtatttaaaatcttAATCGTGTTTACAAACTTTATTGTTAATAGTTTTTTGACACCAGCCAAACCTTTTTGATGGATACGTTGCATCATTTCTTGTTTACTTTAATGATCAAATGCAGACTGATAAGGTATGGGGATTGCATTCTTTGTGGTTTGGGACAAGATAtctctaaaatgtttttattaaaatgtttatttttcataaatcTGTGTTATTGATTCACTTTGGGGAAGATAACAATTTAGCATCATATTTACAGCAGTCAGGGGATGATGATACTTCCGCTCATATATTCTTATGTAATGTCCCTGTGACATCTGCTGTGGCTTACGCCAAATTTGGAACGTAGTAGTATACAGGCAAAAACTCAGAGGGGCAACATGTCACTGCGAACAAaaccttgtaaataaaatagGATTAGCCTCTTCAAAATCTGCCACATCCTGAACAGAACCATGGAAAAACAAGGGACAAGTGAGcttaatgttttattcaaatccctctgctctgaccctgaTTCTTAGAAAACTTGTTTCCGAATCTCGACCAAAATAGCAATCTTAATCTCTGCATTAACAAAGAACAaggattaaaataaaatattttatttaatattataataGACAGAAATGGAAGGTGTACTAAAGACTCCTGAGAAAGCACAATGAACTCAGCCATAAGATGGATGAATAGATAGGTCAACTGAAAAAAGCcatgatttaaattttttgtgGTGTCCTGCTTCAACCACCATTTGGAGTGCAATGCGATGCAAACTGTTCTGATGGAATGCTCAGATTGTGCTTTACACAGTTCTTGTATCCCTCAAGAGGATTCCACACCGGCCGCAGGTGTAAAAGCAGCCAGCATTGAGCGCTCCTTCTCAGTTTCCTTGTTTTTAGCCTGTGTGAACTCCATTTGGACGCATGTCAGTTGCTCCGGGTTCATCAGTAGGTCCAGGGCAGTCAGGGCAAGGGCTTTGGCAATCCTGAGGGTGTAGAATTGGGCCTTCTCATCCCCTGAAACATACAACATTTCAACAAGTTTAAAAGCAGTTAGAAAACCACAACTGAAAATGAGCATGTACATAACTGAATGTGCATATTGCATATTTCAGGGAAGGGACGGGGACGGTTATCCTACCTGCAGCCACCGTGTATTCCTCGGTGTGGTTTAGAGCATCTGATCCAATGTAGAAGTATGGATGTATCCCAGGGACCTCAAAAGTCACA
This sequence is a window from Periophthalmus magnuspinnatus isolate fPerMag1 chromosome 24, fPerMag1.2.pri, whole genome shotgun sequence. Protein-coding genes within it:
- the LOC117392839 gene encoding gamma-aminobutyric acid receptor subunit rho-1-like, translated to MHTDVLVLILLLMGLGVSGQKRAGAPLLPYRHVRAKREMASSEDSSGKVGSPINKRNPDMTKAWGTKSEHLLRINDHDFTMRPGFGGPAVPVGVDVQVESLDAISEVDMDFTMTLYLRHYWKDERLSFHSNHNQSMTFDGRLVKKIWVPDMFFVHSKKSFTHDTTTDNVMLRVYPDGKVLYSLRVTVTAMCSMDLSRFPLDTQTCSLEIESYAYTDDDLMLYWKEGNRSLNTDEKISLSQFLIQEFHTTTKLAFYSSTGWYNRLYINFTLRRHIFFFLLQTYFPATLMVMLSWVSFWIDRRAVPARVPLGITTVLTMSTIITGVNASMPRVSYIKAVDIYLWISFVFVFLSVIEYAAVNYLSTLQERRERKLRERLPCTCGLAHPGILSSSYSEVDANTTGHYGLPEENGVKREQMLVQLAMENDQVTGHVGSSAYNSMWIDTHAIDKYSRIVFPASYIIFNVVYWSIYM